A genomic window from Candidatus Rokuibacteriota bacterium includes:
- the fliG gene encoding flagellar motor switch protein FliG produces MPAAIEPLSGTRKAAILLVTLGADASADIFKRLTDAEIEEITTEISRIGEVSSDMTKGVLEEFSTLAQARSYILRGGLTYVREVLRKAFTPSRADEVLTRLRVSLQPAPFAAMRKTDPKQLSDFIRREHPQTVALILANLEPEVAAVVLSKLPPETRTQVVLRMAKMDTTSPDIVKSIGQVLEKRMASLLNQEVALVGGLKTVADILNRIDRSAEKQVFESLEQTHAQLATDIRRLMFTFDDIVRLDDRSIQRVLMEVEQDDLARALKAAGEAVRAKIFENLSERAQTVLKQEIEYLGPVRLKDVEEAQMRIVQTIRALEAEGEVIVPGKDSEETVV; encoded by the coding sequence ATGCCCGCCGCGATCGAGCCACTCTCCGGCACGCGAAAGGCGGCGATCCTCCTCGTGACGCTCGGCGCCGACGCGTCGGCGGATATCTTCAAGCGGCTCACGGATGCCGAGATCGAGGAGATAACCACCGAGATCAGCCGCATCGGCGAGGTCTCCTCCGACATGACGAAGGGGGTCCTTGAGGAGTTCTCAACGCTCGCGCAGGCCCGCTCGTACATCCTCAGGGGCGGCCTCACCTACGTCCGCGAGGTCCTGCGGAAGGCGTTCACTCCGAGCCGCGCGGACGAGGTGCTGACGCGCCTCCGGGTCTCGCTCCAACCCGCTCCCTTCGCCGCCATGCGGAAGACCGACCCCAAGCAGTTGTCCGACTTCATCCGCCGCGAGCACCCCCAAACCGTGGCCCTCATCCTGGCCAACCTCGAGCCCGAGGTCGCCGCGGTCGTGCTGTCCAAGCTGCCGCCCGAGACACGGACCCAGGTCGTGCTCCGCATGGCCAAGATGGACACCACCAGCCCCGACATCGTCAAGTCCATCGGCCAGGTGCTGGAGAAGCGTATGGCCTCGCTTCTCAACCAGGAGGTTGCCCTGGTGGGCGGGCTCAAGACCGTGGCCGACATCCTGAACCGCATTGATCGGTCGGCAGAGAAGCAGGTTTTCGAGTCCCTGGAGCAGACCCACGCACAGCTCGCCACGGACATCCGACGGCTGATGTTCACCTTCGACGACATCGTCCGCCTCGACGATCGCTCGATCCAGCGGGTCCTGATGGAGGTGGAACAGGACGACCTGGCGAGGGCACTCAAGGCGGCCGGCGAGGCGGTCCGCGCGAAGATCTTCGAGAACCTGTCGGAGCGGGCTCAGACCGTGCTGAAGCAGGAGATCGAGTACCTGGGCCCTGTCCGCCTCAAGGACGTGGAGGAAGCCCAGATGCGCATCGTCCAGACGATCCGCGCCCTGGAGGCCGAGGGCGAGGTGATCGTTCCGGGCAAGGACAGCGAGGAGACCGTTGTCTAG